TGGTTATTTCCACCAGACAAACTCTCCAGCAGGTTGGTGTGGCTGGCGCGAACTTGCCCGGGTTCGAGCTCCCCAAGGGTATCAACGCCATCCTGCCCATCTTCCTGCAGGGTCTTATGAATGGCACGCCGGAGCAGAGAACACAGGCAGCTCTGGCTATCTCCGATATCGTCGACCGGACAAGCGAGGCTTCGTTGAAGCCGTTTGTTACACAAATAACAGGTCCACTCATTCGTGTTGTTTCCGAAAGGTCTACAGACGTCAAGTCTGCCATTTTGTTGACTCTCAACAACCTCTTGGAAAAGATGCCTGCGGCACTGAAGCCATTCTTGCCTCAGCTTCAGCGCACCTTCGCTAAGTCTCTTGCAGACACATCGAGCGAGGTCCTCAGAGCCCGCGCGGCCAAGGCGTTGGGTACTCTTATCAAGTACACGCCACGTATCGATCCGCTCATTGCCGAGCTCGTCACTGGCTCCAAGACATCAGACCCCGGTGTCAAAACGGCTATGCTCAGCGCACTTTACGAAGTCATTAGCAAAGCTGGCGCCAACATGGGCGAAACATCGCGAACCGCCGTTTTGGGTCTCATTGACATGGATACCGACGAGAGGGACGATGCTATGACAATCACAAACGCCAAGCTGCTTGGAGCATTGATTAAGAATGTTCCCGAGGAGGCTGCCAATGGGTTGCTTAAGAACAGAGTTGTGACTAGCCACTGGAGTCACTCTTCAGCACTGGCGCTGAACGCAGTGCTCGTGGAGTCTCCGAAGAGTCTCCTTGAAAGTCCTCTCGCGGACGACTTGCCCGACCTCCTTGGCCAGGGCATGTCCCACAAGAACGTAAGTAATTCGTTGTAATGGCCTCTAAGTAACGCAAAACTAACTCGTATCACAGCCTTACATCGCCGACAATGTCATCCTTGCCACGGGCAAATATCTCCTCTCAGATTCGACAAAGTCTTTCGACTCGAACAAGAAGATTTTTGAGGCATTTGCCAACACGATTCAACCGGGAGGCCCTGTCGACTCGCGCCGACTTGCTCTGGTTATTGTCCGCACAATGAGCCGCGTGGACATGGACATGGTCAGGCCGCATGTTGCTGCGCTTGCAGGTCCCATCTTTGCCAGTGTCAGAGACCCTGTTATTCCAGTCAAGCTAGCCGCCGAAGCTGCATTTATGGCTTTGTTCAATGTGGTGGACGATGAGACACGGGTCTTTGACAAGTACGTCGAAAGTGCCAATCTGCCGCCGAACACCAAGAGGAGCATGCAGGATTACTTCAAGCGCGTCACAATGCGGCTGGGTACCCAAGCACGTGAGCGGAGAGAGGCTGAGGGTGGCCAAGGGGGCCTGGGTCTGTCTAGCGACGAGGTCGAGGACGAGAAGGAGATCTGGAGCGTGGGTAAGGTCGACGTTGGTGAGGATGTGTTTGGCAAGTAGATAGGGCATGATGGTTGTAGTAAAAGGAAGGGGCAAACATTGAAATTTAAAAGTTTTGTTTTACGTGATCACTAAGCGGCTTTGTTGAGTAAAAGGATGATTCGCTCTCTGGCTTGAGGTTAAAATGAGTAAGGCGGTTGTTGCGGCCCTGGAAGACGAAGGTATGCCATGGTTGCACTATCTGATGGAGATGACGCTCCATCAAAGTTGAGATATCTCCAGAAAATCAAAAGTGACGAGCGAGACTAAACATGATTCCGTGCCTCGTGCAGTAGCTACCGCTGAATGACTGCCGGGGTCAAGGTATTAGTATTTTCAATGAATTCGGCGAGAACCATTTCATTGTTGAATTCTCCAAACCACCTCAACCAGCATTCACGCGAGGATAGGAAGACGACATTAGATTTCAAAGTACCTGAGGTACATATGCTGGGATCCTTGCCGGGCAATGTTAATCTTCCAGAGGTGCCCTGAACATGGAGTGCAAGTACCTGATGTATCTCTCATTTGCGTGCACCGGCCCCTTAAGACACACCAAAGGGCCTATGTCGTTGACGACACGTGACCTAAGAGCGAAAGTGTGGCCTCGATTTTTCCGGGCTCGCTTACCCATCGCCCCACATTGCCCACACAGAGTCAGCCCCGACTCTGCTCTCACACTTCGCCTTTCAGAAAAATTGGCCTCCTGTCACCCCTCTCGAAATTTCAACACCCTCGACTCCCCCGGTAGGTACGACCATCGACTAGGACAGCATTCAAGATGTAAGTTATCACGATACGAGCACTACACCATTCTTCCACCGAGCCCAAATCGATTTGCGTCGCCTACTGCACCGGGCAAGCCTTATTTAGGGTCTATCGAAGCCCGGGACACGCGGGGGCGACAAAAACCGACGACGGCATCCATCAATTCGACGGCGGGACGACGATGTTTTTTCTCCCATAACCAAGGACAAATTGCTGATGTCCAATGTCTTCACAGGGTCAATCTGCGAACTCAGAAGCGCCTTGCCGCGTCGGTCATCGGCTGCGGTGAGCGCAAGATCTGGCTCGACCCCAACGAGGTCAACGAGATCTCCAACGCCAACTCTCGCCAGACCATCCGCAAGCTCGTCGCCGATGGCCTCATCATCCGCAAGCCCGTGACCATGCACTCGCGGTCCCGTGCCCGTGAGCTGAACTTGGCTCGCCGCATCGGTCGCCACCGTGGCTTCGGTAAGCGCAAGGGTACCGCTGAGGCCCGTATGCCCAGGTTCGTCGACACCATTCCCATCGATCGGTCCGCTATTGGAGGTTACTCTTGGAATGTCACTTGGGCAACCCCCTTGAACATTCGACAACGATATCCACAAGTCTTCCGGCTCGCGGACCGATTTTGATACATCTGGCGGAAATTCATATTGACCCCATCACAGCCAGGTCCTCTGGATGCGCCGCCTCCGTGTCCTTCGCCGTCTTCTGGTGAAGTACCGTGCCTCCGGCAAGATCGACAAGCACCTTTATCACGAGCTTTACCACTCCAGCAAGGGTAACGCCTTCAAGCACAAGCGTGCTCTCGTTGAGCACGTAAGTCTCGCCCCAACTATATCTTTGGATTGCAATATTGGAGATGAGTGGTGGGCTGACGCCGGATACCTCACAGATTCACCGTGCCAAGGCCGAGAAGGCCCGCGAGAAGGCTCTCAAGGACGAGATGGACGCCAAGCGTGCGAAGACCAAGGCTGCCCGCGAGCGCAAGCAGGAGAGACAGACGGCGAAGAGAAACGCTCTGTtgggcgagggcgaggaggaggccaAATAGATGATCACGATCGATCTCGGTCCTTAGGCGGCTGCATTCGGAGTCATCGGGTTgggtcttctttttttacgtcCTACTGTCCCTATTGTCGCAGCAGGGCTTTGGCATGTAGCATTGAAAAATGGAAATCGATGACATGGCAAATTACGGGAACGAAAATGAGTAGCAGCAATTCTTTTACGGTTCTACATTCATGAGAGTCCTCGTGACATTTTCCTGGTCATGTCTGACGATAGATACCCTTTTTCAACCCTTCTCAAGATCGTTCACCAGCTGGGCCAGTTTTCGTCTTTCTCTTCGGTGAAGTCTAAGCGTCATACACCGCGTGCTTGTCCGCACTCATCACGCGTGGGCCACCAATCCAATGGGATTGTCGGGCTAAACAATGTTTGGTTCGACGGACATCGGAAATTGGCCACACAGATGTTTCCAACCAAAATGAGACGTATGGAACTTCAGCATCCAAGCCATCCTCATTGATTCGACTACAAGTGAGTCCCCGCAGCTGTTAAAGATATCCATCCGTACTACTCCAGACGGCGTCAGCCCATTGTGGCTTGGGCTACCACAACCAGAAGAGTACAAGGCCACGGCAAAGCATACAAAGGACTACTGGGCTGTCCTTACCATTGCTTCAAAATATGCTGCGGACAACCAGTTGACATCTCCACAGTAGGCAGTCTAAACCAGATGCTTCATCGGTCTGGAAGAATGTCCGTGGCACTCGCCAGGATCCCCATCCCCGATGGCATTCCGAGttacgttttttttttttttaatattgaTTCTATCTGATGGCGGAAAAGATGGAATGTGGTTCTAAAACCGTGTCCGTCGCGTCCGACAAAGAGTTAGGATGGAAAAGGTTGAAATTTTTCAAAGACAAGGTAAACAGATGAGTAAAGAAGCACAACATGGATTGGATCAGATTGTTTCATATTGTCCTGAAAAAAGGTGGTGAGGACGCCAGAACATTTCATCATGCACCCGCCGAAGCGGAAGAGCTGATGTGACAATAAGCGTGCTCGTCATCTCCAATTTAGTTGtaaagaagagaagaagataAAGGAAAAGCTCGAACTCACAACGCGGCCTTGAAAAAGGGTAGAGATTGTGGGGCTGGGGCAAGTGCGGCGGGTCGCTACCGAGGGGTCCGTGCGTGTTCGGCTCAACGTTCTCAACTTTCCACGGAGGACGGATGCCAAAGGTCCTTGAAGGCTTGGAACGATATCAGTGCCTCGGGTGTGTTTCTTGTCCCACAACGATGGGCCGATGCGATAAGTGCTGATAAGCGCGCAGCGCGGAGCGCAGGATGGCTAGCAGGATGGAAGTTGGAATGCAGTGCACGACGGACAAGTGCGAGGTCGGAAGTTGAGCCGAACCCCGGCTCCAACCGCCAACCACCAACACAAGCACTGAGCAGCTCGGCCACCACACCGGGCGCTTTGCTTTGCTTCATGGTTCTCGGGTCACATTCCGCCTGAAGCAGCGGCAGTTGTCCCCCGAAACCCCCAATCCCCAGGTCCTTATGTACCGCGGTCTCCTCATGCCTGTGCACACCCGCCGCCGCTACATCATGGAATTGTTGTAGCTGGGTCAATTGGTTTGTAGTTGTAAGCTCCGTCCCTACCTTATTCACTAGTATGTCGACCGCCTTCCTTCCTTAACCGCCACCAACTTCGTCTCACCCCCCAACTTATTCTCCTTCGCATCCTCCAACCTTTGTCAAGCTTCACAACAACTCTTGGAACAGGCAATTGATTTCTTATTTCACAGTTCCTTCGTCATACCGGCGTCATGTCACTTCCAGCATTTCGAGGCACAGCTCGTGCTTCCCGCTTCCTGCCGAAGGCGGCGTCAGTTCCCTGCGCAGGTGGCGTGAGGCGATTCATCTCGACCAAGAGCTTGGAGGGCCAGCAACAGGTGCGCATAGCTGCCCCTATCGCGGTTGCATACAAACGGGAACGTTACTCAACTGACTCTACAACCAACAGCTGCTGGCAGCCAAGCTTCAGCAGGCTGACCCCGCCGTCTACGACATTATCGAAAAGGTACGAGCCCGCCCAAGCCCACCGATAGCTTCCCAGCACACAAATCTGTGCGCCGAGGATGCTCCCATACAACATATCCGCTGACACGGTTGGAAATACGTAGGAGAAAACCAGACAGAAGCACTTCATCAACCTCATTCCCTCGGAGAACTTCACCTCCCAGGCCGTCCTCGATGCCTTGGGCAGTGTGATGCAGAGTATGTCCATTGCTGGCTCCAGATGTGACGGAAGCTAAGACTATTTCCAAGACAAGTACTCCGAGGGTTATCCTGGCGCAAGATACTATGGCGGCAACGAATTCATCGACCAGTCAGAGCGTCTCTGCCAGCAGCGTGCTCTTGATACATTCGGTCTCGACTCAAAGCAATGGGGTGTCAATGTTCAAGGTACGCTCAGCT
This is a stretch of genomic DNA from Colletotrichum lupini chromosome 10, complete sequence. It encodes these proteins:
- a CDS encoding ribosomal protein L19e, translating into MSKAVVAALEDEGMPWLHYLMEMTLHQIPDVSLICVHRPLKTHQRAYVVDDTVSPDSALTLRLSEKLASCHPSRNFNTLDSPGRYDHRLGQHSRCKLSRYEHYTILPPSPNRFASPTAPGKPYLGSIEARDTRGRQKPTTASINSTAGRRCFFSHNQGQIADVQCLHRVNLRTQKRLAASVIGCGERKIWLDPNEVNEISNANSRQTIRKLVADGLIIRKPVTMHSRSRARELNLARRIGRHRGFGKRKGTAEARMPRFVDTIPIDRSAIGGYSWNVTWATPLNIRQRYPQVLWMRRLRVLRRLLVKYRASGKIDKHLYHELYHSSKGNAFKHKRALVEHIHRAKAEKAREKALKDEMDAKRAKTKAARERKQERQTAKRNALLGEGEEEAK